One window of Fusobacterium polymorphum genomic DNA carries:
- a CDS encoding MBL fold metallo-hydrolase, with protein sequence MEINILRGQNQIGGSIIEISSKNTKIILDIGSNLDDKEIIIPEIEGLFKGKPKYDGVLISHYHGDHIGLATKILPEISIYMGEKSYEIHKVSNEYIGKEYLKEPKTFKTEEEFLIGDIKIIPYLCDHSAFDSYMFLLDCEGKKILYTGDFRSNGRKSFEPLLRKLPKVDVLITEGTNFSNEKIGKINLTEKELEKKGIELLEGNNRPVFVLMAATNIDRIVTFYKIANATKRLFLLDTYAGLITDTIGGNIPNPRTFPNVRIFLTNQDKYEILKNYPQNKIGKKEIVSKNFMMCVRTSMKKYLEDRSKEFSFEGCVLFYSMWEGYKKQENMKEFLKFMEEKGVKIISLHTSGHADEKDFDKLIKKIEPKIIIPVHTENSEWFKKYENCEIICDRNIIKI encoded by the coding sequence ATGGAGATAAATATACTTCGTGGACAAAATCAGATAGGTGGTTCTATAATAGAAATTTCATCTAAAAATACAAAAATTATTTTGGATATAGGAAGTAATTTAGATGATAAAGAAATAATAATCCCCGAAATTGAGGGCTTATTTAAGGGAAAGCCTAAGTATGATGGAGTTTTAATTAGCCATTATCATGGTGATCATATAGGTTTAGCAACAAAAATTCTTCCTGAAATATCGATATATATGGGAGAAAAAAGCTATGAAATACATAAGGTTTCAAATGAATATATAGGAAAAGAATATTTAAAAGAACCTAAAACTTTTAAAACAGAAGAAGAATTTTTAATAGGAGATATAAAAATAATACCTTATCTTTGTGATCATTCTGCTTTTGATTCTTATATGTTTTTATTGGACTGTGAGGGGAAAAAGATATTATATACAGGTGATTTTCGTTCCAATGGAAGAAAATCCTTTGAGCCACTATTAAGAAAATTACCTAAAGTAGATGTTCTTATAACAGAAGGAACTAATTTTTCAAATGAAAAAATAGGAAAGATAAATCTGACTGAAAAAGAACTTGAAAAGAAAGGAATTGAACTTTTAGAAGGAAATAATAGACCTGTATTTGTATTGATGGCAGCAACTAATATAGATAGAATAGTTACATTCTATAAGATTGCAAATGCAACTAAAAGACTATTTCTATTAGATACCTATGCAGGACTTATTACAGATACTATAGGTGGAAATATTCCTAATCCTAGAACATTTCCTAATGTCAGAATATTCTTAACAAATCAAGATAAATATGAAATTTTAAAAAATTATCCTCAAAATAAAATAGGTAAAAAAGAAATAGTAAGTAAAAATTTTATGATGTGTGTTAGAACTTCAATGAAAAAGTATCTAGAAGATCGTTCAAAAGAATTTTCTTTTGAAGGTTGTGTATTATTCTATTCAATGTGGGAAGGCTACAAAAAACAAGAAAACATGAAAGAGTTTTTAAAATTTATGGAAGAAAAAGGAGTAAAAATTATATCTTTACACACAAGTGGACATGCAGATGAAAAAGATTTTGATAAATTAATAAAAAAAATTGAGCCTAAAATCATAATTCCAGTTCATACAGAGAATTCTGAATGGTTCAAAAAATATGAAAATTGTGAAATTATTTGTGATAGAAATATAATTAAGATATAA
- a CDS encoding helix-turn-helix transcriptional regulator has protein sequence MKNELLNQYKMLVNFLGKTLGPSFEIVLHEIKGEEVKMIAIANGEISNRTLENSISTETLHILKNKSYHNEESMVNHTVLLKNGKKVRSSSMFIKENQKIIGMLCINFDDSKFHDINCQILRIIHPDMFVKNYLSDVSYNILMDENKSQSNEENSTDNIEALMEKIFQEVNLKFNYPLGRLTKQERVEIVQALYEKGLFNLKDAINFVAQKLSCSPTTIYRYVGKIEKE, from the coding sequence ATGAAAAATGAATTGTTAAATCAATATAAAATGTTAGTTAATTTCTTAGGAAAAACCTTAGGTCCATCTTTTGAAATAGTTTTACATGAAATAAAGGGTGAAGAAGTTAAAATGATTGCTATAGCTAATGGTGAAATAAGCAATAGAACATTAGAAAATTCAATTTCAACTGAAACTTTGCATATTTTAAAAAATAAATCTTATCATAATGAAGAAAGTATGGTAAATCATACTGTTTTATTAAAGAATGGAAAGAAAGTTCGTTCTTCTAGTATGTTTATTAAAGAAAATCAAAAAATTATTGGAATGTTATGTATAAACTTTGATGACAGTAAATTTCATGATATAAACTGCCAAATTTTAAGAATAATTCATCCTGATATGTTTGTTAAAAATTATTTGTCAGATGTTTCATACAATATTCTAATGGATGAAAATAAGAGTCAGAGTAATGAAGAAAATTCAACTGACAACATAGAAGCTCTTATGGAAAAAATATTTCAAGAAGTCAATTTAAAATTTAATTATCCTTTAGGAAGATTGACTAAACAAGAAAGAGTAGAAATTGTACAAGCACTATATGAAAAAGGACTTTTTAATTTAAAAGATGCTATTAATTTTGTGGCTCAAAAATTATCTTGCTCACCTACAACTATATATAGATATGTTGGAAAAATTGAAAAGGAATAA